Proteins encoded together in one Anaerococcus murdochii window:
- a CDS encoding DUF4349 domain-containing protein, producing the protein MKKKFLLILLSIFALASCGAGNHVKEEAKEARDYASDGQNQASSEAELTKDESVSEGESPNEIEDPDSYIERFVYLDLETTNYDKDFEAIKKSAKDLEGLIENESTYYNSYDGSRDLKTTEFTIKIPRDKVDKFDQVLADIGKTMSINKNSNNLRTAFRDVDKDLEIKEKQLDKFNELLDQTTNIEDTLVINAKIIETQGDIDAIKKAKADLKDRVTYDTYNISLNQVYSYDRRANNPDLGERIKEAMGESLGIVKEFFSQVIVGFFLYWPFILIILIILFTLYRVRKKFKKNRD; encoded by the coding sequence ATGAAAAAGAAATTTTTATTAATTCTACTAAGCATCTTTGCCCTAGCTTCTTGTGGGGCTGGAAATCATGTCAAAGAAGAAGCTAAGGAAGCCCGTGACTATGCGAGCGATGGTCAAAATCAAGCCTCATCTGAAGCTGAATTGACCAAAGACGAGTCTGTATCCGAAGGAGAAAGCCCAAACGAAATAGAAGATCCAGATTCTTATATAGAGAGATTTGTCTATTTAGACCTTGAAACAACAAACTATGATAAGGACTTTGAGGCTATCAAGAAATCTGCTAAAGACCTTGAGGGTCTAATAGAAAATGAATCCACATATTATAATTCTTATGATGGAAGTAGGGACCTAAAGACTACAGAATTTACCATAAAAATCCCAAGAGATAAGGTAGATAAATTCGACCAAGTCCTTGCTGACATCGGCAAGACCATGAGTATAAATAAAAACTCAAATAACTTAAGGACTGCCTTCAGAGATGTGGATAAGGACCTAGAAATCAAGGAAAAACAGCTTGATAAATTCAACGAACTCCTTGATCAAACCACAAATATTGAAGACACCCTAGTCATCAATGCCAAAATTATTGAGACCCAGGGTGATATTGATGCCATAAAAAAAGCCAAGGCCGACCTAAAGGACAGGGTGACCTATGACACCTACAATATTTCCCTAAACCAAGTATATTCCTACGACCGAAGGGCAAATAATCCAGACCTAGGAGAAAGAATTAAGGAAGCTATGGGGGAATCTTTGGGCATAGTAAAGGAATTTTTCTCCCAAGTCATAGTAGGATTTTTCCTCTACTGGCCATTTATCTTAATAATTTTAATAATTCTTTTTACCCTCTATAGGGTAAGGAAAAAATTCAAGAAAAACAGGGACTGA
- a CDS encoding NAD(P)H-hydrate epimerase gives MILVDRVQMQAIDRYAIEVLKVPALSLVERASMAVLKHINLNKFGYFGVVVGVGNNGADGLALARNLLARYKDVEIFIIGDVEKASPEFKLNLESCEMLCEEIYYVESIEDLENMEKRLCNVNLIVDAIFGTGLNRPVTGIYATVISIINNVMKYKISIDIPSGLDASTGQDLGEVVDADLIVTMQLMKTGLYEREAYKRKCVIEDIGIPQKAIDSVLYGLFN, from the coding sequence ATGATTTTAGTTGACAGAGTTCAAATGCAAGCTATCGACCGCTACGCCATAGAAGTCTTGAAAGTGCCAGCTTTAAGCCTTGTTGAAAGGGCAAGCATGGCTGTGCTTAAACATATAAATCTCAACAAATTTGGCTACTTTGGTGTGGTTGTAGGTGTTGGCAACAATGGTGCAGACGGCCTAGCACTCGCAAGAAATCTACTTGCCAGATACAAGGATGTGGAAATTTTTATTATAGGCGATGTCGAAAAGGCTAGCCCTGAATTTAAGCTAAACCTTGAATCCTGCGAGATGCTTTGCGAAGAAATTTATTATGTAGAATCAATCGAAGACTTGGAAAACATGGAAAAAAGACTTTGCAATGTCAACCTGATTGTTGATGCCATTTTCGGCACAGGACTAAATAGGCCAGTTACAGGCATCTACGCCACAGTAATTTCTATCATAAATAATGTTATGAAATATAAAATTTCAATAGATATTCCTTCAGGCCTTGATGCATCAACAGGCCAGGATTTGGGAGAAGTTGTGGATGCTGACCTCATTGTCACCATGCAGCTTATGAAAACAGGTCTCTATGAAAGAGAAGCCTACAAGAGAAAATGCGTGATAGAAGATATTGGTATCCCACAAAAGGCAATAGATTCAGTTTTATATGGCTTATTTAATTAG
- a CDS encoding ATP-binding protein, translating to MKANEKASLILAERRRINKVLQEERIEEIYKKIPQIKAIDQLIKETGFKSLELAAQDMDTRPAEEKIKTLKKEKDKLLLANGYETNYMDLKYHHDLCKDTGFVGTEPCSCRLNLIIQDNYEKSGLRAVINRENFSTFNYNLFSKNLYMGLSVSPYENIVKIVREIKEYINNFDRQSGNIYIQGEVGRGKTFLINSIAKELLDRNYSVVYMTSTKLFKFLNDYHWAFEDRRANLESQYEMIFDCDLLIIDDLGAETHRSTDQSNLFDVVNERMNKGLPIILSSNLDEDLIGEIYGPRVFSRILGNNSKTYEIFGEDLRLKGTDYDFS from the coding sequence ATGAAAGCCAACGAAAAAGCATCCCTAATCCTAGCTGAAAGACGCAGGATAAATAAGGTCTTGCAAGAAGAACGCATAGAAGAAATTTATAAAAAAATCCCTCAAATCAAGGCAATTGACCAGCTCATAAAGGAAACTGGTTTTAAAAGTTTAGAGCTTGCCGCACAGGATATGGACACAAGGCCAGCTGAGGAGAAAATAAAAACCCTAAAAAAAGAAAAGGATAAACTTCTTTTGGCCAATGGCTATGAGACAAATTACATGGACCTAAAATACCACCACGACCTTTGCAAGGACACTGGTTTTGTTGGCACAGAGCCTTGTTCATGTAGGCTAAATTTAATTATTCAAGATAATTACGAAAAGTCAGGACTAAGGGCCGTCATAAACAGAGAAAATTTCTCAACTTTTAATTACAATTTATTTTCCAAAAATCTTTACATGGGTTTATCTGTAAGTCCTTACGAAAATATTGTGAAAATTGTTAGAGAAATAAAGGAATATATAAATAATTTTGATAGACAAAGCGGCAATATATACATTCAAGGAGAAGTCGGCAGGGGAAAGACCTTCCTTATAAATTCAATTGCTAAGGAACTTTTAGACAGGAATTATTCGGTTGTTTATATGACTTCAACCAAGCTTTTTAAGTTCCTAAATGACTACCATTGGGCCTTTGAGGATAGACGTGCTAACCTTGAAAGCCAGTATGAGATGATTTTTGATTGTGATTTGCTAATTATAGATGATCTTGGGGCCGAAACCCACAGGTCAACCGATCAATCAAACCTTTTTGATGTTGTAAATGAGAGGATGAACAAGGGTTTACCTATTATTCTATCTTCCAACCTAGATGAAGATTTGATAGGAGAAATTTATGGACCGAGGGTATTTTCCAGGATTTTGGGTAATAATTCTAAGACCTATGAAATATTTGGTGAAGATTTAAGATTAAAGGGGACAGATTATGATTTTAGTTGA
- a CDS encoding DnaD domain-containing protein, translated as MIIMNFEMQELKLDMGTTPFENMFLNTYLQMADGDAIKVYLLIYKEIYNNKFVDEGKIKRQLNFDDQRFEEAVKFWINMGIFREKKDSDGQTYIEIVSLRQMYFGESDETPSNEINFDKAQRKSMMFENVERIIARKLTPADITRIHETLGEYDQEPELVTEAFRQAKESGNVDVKYVMGYLKSWRDMGINSLNELRMKEERDKLKKATGVRTYRRKSDSAKPNDGMSIAEQARRKRLERLNKTEK; from the coding sequence ATGATTATAATGAACTTTGAAATGCAGGAATTAAAATTAGATATGGGTACAACTCCATTTGAAAATATGTTTTTAAATACCTATCTTCAGATGGCTGATGGTGATGCTATCAAGGTTTATCTACTAATCTATAAGGAAATTTACAATAACAAATTCGTAGATGAGGGAAAGATTAAACGCCAGCTAAATTTTGATGACCAAAGATTTGAAGAAGCTGTTAAATTTTGGATAAATATGGGGATTTTTAGGGAAAAAAAGGATTCTGACGGCCAGACCTATATAGAAATTGTATCCCTAAGACAAATGTATTTTGGCGAAAGCGACGAGACTCCATCCAACGAAATTAATTTCGATAAGGCCCAAAGAAAGTCAATGATGTTTGAAAATGTCGAAAGAATTATTGCGAGAAAATTAACTCCGGCAGACATTACAAGAATCCACGAAACCCTCGGTGAATATGACCAGGAACCAGAGCTTGTCACAGAAGCCTTTAGACAGGCTAAGGAATCTGGAAATGTGGATGTAAAATACGTCATGGGCTACCTTAAATCTTGGCGAGATATGGGCATAAATAGCCTAAATGAGCTAAGGATGAAGGAAGAAAGGGACAAGCTTAAAAAAGCGACTGGAGTAAGGACCTACAGGAGAAAATCTGATTCAGCAAAGCCAAATGACGGCATGTCCATAGCAGAACAAGCCAGACGTAAGAGACTTGAGAGATTAAACAAGACGGAGAAATAG
- a CDS encoding GNAT family N-acetyltransferase, producing the protein MSRIYLDKIDVKAAFELQDWAIFDDPKLIGYNYGNLTDFEIKLWQGSISMPNKKYFAVRRVTDDRFIGFIGLKNINPLLRRAKLGIVFDPNFVSEGYGYEAVMAIMRVFFVEMSYRTLTLDVNTFNERALNLYKKCGFKITSYTREVFENQDVEVDGENFELSHGLVYSKIINMKLSKDDYNEL; encoded by the coding sequence ATGTCTAGGATATATTTAGATAAAATAGACGTCAAAGCCGCCTTTGAACTTCAAGACTGGGCTATTTTTGACGACCCAAAGCTTATTGGATATAACTATGGCAACCTCACAGATTTTGAAATCAAACTCTGGCAGGGGTCTATTTCGATGCCAAATAAAAAATATTTTGCAGTAAGAAGGGTGACCGATGATCGTTTTATAGGTTTTATAGGACTTAAAAATATCAATCCCCTCCTAAGAAGGGCCAAGCTGGGTATAGTTTTTGACCCTAATTTTGTATCGGAAGGCTACGGCTACGAAGCTGTGATGGCCATAATGAGGGTGTTTTTTGTGGAAATGTCCTATAGGACTTTGACTCTTGATGTGAATACCTTTAATGAAAGGGCCCTAAATCTATACAAAAAATGCGGTTTTAAAATTACTTCCTATACAAGGGAAGTTTTTGAAAACCAAGATGTAGAAGTCGATGGAGAAAATTTTGAACTTTCCCATGGCCTAGTTTATTCGAAAATTATTAATATGAAATTAAGTAAGGATGATTATAATGAACTTTGA
- the dnaB gene encoding replicative DNA helicase, with translation MTDGLRPLPYDFLSEQAIIGCILAKNETFDSANQIIKPVDFYDSRTQRIYKSIVGMFEKDIKVDYVSLVSQLSSENILQEVGGEEFITEITLSSFYTPNIETYCKTVKEKSLLRSLIGASEDIIDSSYKQTDDVTDILAIAENRIFEISQDSHNQGLVRVADTMDDTLRQINELTLADGKITGVATGLDVVDNKLSGLQNSQLILLAARPAMGKTALGLTMAWNAAKNGKSVAFFSLEMSIYQLNQRLLSMVSLVSLESIINGSIRDDDWTLLIDATKKIVKTDLYVDETPGIRLSEMKSKLKRLKAEKGLDLVVIDYLQLMQADGRQENRQNEIASISRGLKSLSKELNCPILSLAQLSREADKRADHRPILSDLRESGAIEQDADVVMLLYREDYYDEEVEPNQAKVIFAKHRNGATGTVDLFFNKQCTTFTDLSLRDENV, from the coding sequence ATGACAGATGGCCTAAGGCCACTACCTTATGACTTCTTATCAGAACAGGCTATCATAGGTTGTATTTTAGCAAAAAATGAGACCTTTGATAGTGCAAATCAAATTATAAAACCTGTAGACTTTTACGACTCGAGAACACAGAGGATTTACAAGTCCATAGTAGGGATGTTTGAAAAAGACATCAAGGTAGACTATGTATCGCTTGTAAGTCAGCTATCGAGTGAAAATATATTACAAGAAGTTGGAGGGGAGGAGTTTATCACTGAGATTACCCTCTCCTCATTTTATACTCCAAATATTGAAACTTATTGTAAGACAGTCAAGGAAAAGTCGCTACTAAGGAGTCTGATAGGGGCAAGTGAGGATATAATCGATTCGTCATACAAGCAAACTGACGACGTCACTGACATCCTTGCGATCGCAGAAAATAGAATATTTGAAATATCCCAAGATAGCCACAACCAAGGCCTTGTAAGGGTCGCTGACACAATGGATGACACCCTAAGGCAGATAAACGAGCTAACCTTAGCAGATGGGAAAATCACTGGAGTTGCAACAGGCCTTGATGTAGTTGACAATAAGCTTTCAGGATTGCAAAACTCTCAGTTAATATTACTCGCAGCAAGACCTGCCATGGGTAAGACCGCCCTAGGCCTAACTATGGCTTGGAATGCAGCAAAAAATGGCAAGTCAGTTGCTTTTTTCTCCCTTGAGATGTCAATTTACCAATTAAACCAAAGACTTTTGTCAATGGTTAGTTTGGTAAGCCTTGAATCTATCATAAATGGATCAATCAGAGATGACGATTGGACACTTTTGATAGATGCAACCAAAAAAATTGTCAAAACCGATCTTTATGTTGACGAAACTCCTGGTATCAGGCTTTCAGAAATGAAGTCTAAATTAAAAAGGCTTAAGGCAGAAAAGGGCCTAGACCTAGTTGTAATTGACTATTTGCAGTTGATGCAGGCAGATGGTAGGCAGGAAAATAGGCAAAATGAAATTGCCTCTATTTCTAGAGGCCTAAAATCCCTATCAAAGGAATTAAATTGTCCGATTCTTTCCCTTGCCCAATTATCAAGAGAGGCTGACAAGAGGGCCGACCACAGGCCAATCCTTTCTGACCTTAGAGAGTCAGGTGCTATCGAGCAGGACGCAGACGTTGTTATGCTCTTATATAGGGAAGATTATTACGATGAAGAAGTCGAACCAAACCAGGCCAAGGTAATCTTTGCCAAGCACAGGAATGGTGCAACTGGTACTGTAGACCTATTTTTCAATAAACAATGTACAACCTTTACAGACCTATCCCTAAGGGATGAAAATGTCTAG
- the rplI gene encoding 50S ribosomal protein L9, with protein MKVILTDNIVRVGVKGDLVDVKPGYFRNYLDPQGLAVKATKENMEELEKMREELKKEEAENRKAAEALKEKIEALSVEQKVRVGEDGKLFGSVTNKDIAEALAGQGIELDRKRIEEVEKIDGVGEFVINARLYEGVNADLKVIVVAEVE; from the coding sequence ATGAAAGTAATACTAACAGATAATATTGTAAGAGTTGGAGTTAAGGGAGACCTTGTAGATGTAAAACCAGGATATTTTAGAAACTATCTTGACCCACAAGGACTTGCTGTAAAAGCAACCAAAGAAAACATGGAAGAACTAGAAAAAATGAGAGAAGAACTTAAGAAAGAAGAAGCTGAAAACAGAAAAGCAGCTGAAGCTCTTAAGGAAAAAATCGAAGCTCTTAGCGTAGAACAAAAGGTAAGAGTTGGCGAAGACGGCAAACTATTTGGTTCTGTAACAAACAAAGACATCGCTGAAGCTCTAGCAGGACAAGGTATCGAACTTGACAGAAAGAGAATCGAAGAAGTTGAAAAAATCGACGGAGTCGGTGAATTTGTTATCAACGCTAGACTATATGAAGGAGTTAACGCAGACCTTAAAGTTATCGTAGTTGCTGAGGTAGAATAA
- a CDS encoding DHH family phosphoesterase translates to MKNDEKFISTANIVLIMAFPLLASLVVFYYNPTLGAVGIAISIILFLFLKSINTTKAKELQKYVDDVSYSFDSITKNVVFEMPFPIAIVEDDRKIKWHNSFFRELFPNRTLIGEEIDHLIPDLSEIEFDNEEIRTSKNVNISDKVIQFYYSTIFADDHSKGQTFLYGIDNTYDESIKKLFKDKRLVFYSVFIDNYEDIRNSSASDVRPQVLGEIDRVINEYFKKYNCLIRKYENDRFMILSEYQDYKNIHEDKFSILDKVRDIDKGNALPPTLSIGVGIAGANPSEIYSDSRDAINIALSRGGDQTVIKLEDNYEYFGGKTKAIEKTSKVRSRVISQALKRMMQTSPDIYVMGHNNPDMDSFGSALGIYEGAKSMGKQAYIILNEVTKPIENMYARVTEELEELTDNILTEEEALARISPQSLVIVTDNHRKNSTEGPALLDRTDNIFIIDHHRRGKDYIKKATISYIEPYASSASELVTEILSYLDENFKARTPVAESLLAGITVDTKNFVYQTGVRTFEAASVLKRWGADSVYIKRMFKDDFEIVKYKSEVIADSFMVNDFIAVAHFNREIDGSTLIASQAADDLLNIKGVLASFVLTRANNKIHISGRSLGDISVQLILERIGGGGHLTAAATQLDMSMENAEKMLRKAIIEYIREEEENESNTNR, encoded by the coding sequence ATGAAGAATGACGAAAAATTTATTAGCACTGCTAATATTGTTTTAATTATGGCCTTTCCCTTACTTGCTTCACTTGTAGTTTTCTACTACAATCCAACCTTGGGTGCTGTTGGTATTGCTATATCAATAATATTATTCTTATTTTTGAAAAGCATCAATACGACCAAGGCCAAGGAGCTTCAGAAGTATGTGGATGATGTTTCATATTCTTTTGACTCCATTACCAAAAATGTAGTTTTTGAAATGCCATTTCCTATAGCTATAGTTGAAGATGACAGGAAGATAAAGTGGCACAACTCATTTTTTAGGGAGCTTTTTCCCAATAGGACCCTAATCGGAGAAGAAATTGACCATCTTATTCCAGATTTATCAGAGATTGAATTTGACAATGAAGAGATAAGGACATCAAAAAATGTAAATATTTCCGATAAGGTAATACAGTTTTATTACTCAACTATTTTTGCTGATGACCATTCAAAGGGCCAGACCTTCTTGTATGGGATTGATAATACCTATGATGAATCAATCAAAAAACTATTCAAGGATAAGAGATTGGTATTTTATTCTGTCTTTATAGACAACTATGAAGATATTAGAAATTCATCCGCCTCTGATGTAAGACCACAAGTCTTAGGTGAAATCGACAGGGTGATAAATGAGTATTTCAAAAAATACAATTGCCTAATAAGAAAATACGAAAATGACAGATTTATGATCTTAAGTGAATACCAAGATTATAAAAATATTCACGAAGATAAGTTTTCTATCCTTGATAAGGTAAGGGATATTGATAAGGGAAATGCCCTTCCACCAACCCTATCCATAGGTGTTGGTATAGCTGGGGCAAACCCTTCTGAAATATATTCTGATTCTAGAGATGCGATTAACATTGCACTTTCACGTGGAGGAGACCAAACTGTCATCAAACTTGAAGATAATTACGAATACTTTGGCGGCAAGACCAAGGCCATAGAAAAAACTTCTAAGGTAAGGTCTAGGGTAATTTCCCAAGCCCTAAAGAGAATGATGCAAACAAGCCCAGACATATATGTCATGGGCCACAACAACCCAGATATGGATTCCTTTGGATCTGCCCTAGGTATCTACGAAGGCGCAAAATCAATGGGTAAACAAGCTTACATTATCCTAAATGAAGTGACCAAGCCTATTGAAAATATGTATGCTAGGGTTACTGAAGAATTAGAAGAATTAACTGATAATATCCTAACCGAAGAAGAGGCCCTTGCTAGAATTAGTCCACAGTCTTTGGTAATCGTCACAGATAACCACAGGAAAAATTCAACTGAAGGACCGGCCTTACTTGATAGGACGGATAATATCTTTATAATCGACCACCATAGGAGGGGCAAGGACTACATCAAAAAGGCCACCATCTCCTATATAGAGCCATACGCTTCGTCCGCATCAGAACTTGTGACAGAGATTTTATCCTATTTGGATGAAAACTTTAAGGCAAGAACACCTGTTGCAGAATCGCTCTTGGCGGGTATAACAGTTGATACCAAAAATTTTGTCTACCAAACTGGAGTCAGGACCTTCGAAGCAGCCTCCGTCCTTAAGAGATGGGGAGCCGATTCAGTCTACATCAAGAGGATGTTTAAGGATGACTTTGAGATTGTAAAATATAAATCAGAGGTAATAGCAGATTCATTTATGGTCAATGATTTCATTGCCGTAGCCCATTTTAATAGGGAAATTGATGGATCAACCCTGATTGCAAGCCAGGCTGCAGACGACCTTTTAAATATAAAGGGAGTTCTCGCAAGCTTTGTCCTAACAAGGGCTAATAATAAAATTCATATCTCAGGTAGAAGCTTGGGCGATATATCGGTACAATTAATACTAGAGCGCATTGGAGGTGGCGGACACTTAACAGCCGCAGCCACCCAATTAGATATGAGCATGGAAAATGCCGAAAAAATGTTAAGAAAAGCTATTATTGAATATATAAGAGAGGAAGAAGAAAATGAAAGTAATACTAACAGATAA
- a CDS encoding YybS family protein, protein MTLTKNTNRIMEPIFVIALTLLCLFFSEKSLVFIGMVPILFTIFYFNEGILSFLLGAFGTYLLGLIFVDKDALSMSLIALLLISLSLIVLIGLKFTARVQIIGTFVITSLIFIFLYKYQMLEKGLSIDKLAINLKENFEDLYAYRLDFDIYRLTTSLYPAILAWVSMFYAILSVKIIRNYLSIKDEGFTDVKNLDELRMNPKDLVILFIIEVAIYFLGKFFAIKDLYLLGNLILLALMFFAINGASLFDYILKNSKLPLSRGFQWFFMLILIQVFIIPLLIIGIADIFIDFRARRKNEE, encoded by the coding sequence ATGACTTTAACAAAAAATACAAATAGGATTATGGAGCCTATTTTTGTCATAGCTTTGACTTTACTGTGCTTATTTTTTTCAGAAAAGAGCTTGGTATTTATTGGTATGGTTCCAATACTATTTACTATTTTTTACTTTAATGAAGGAATTTTAAGCTTTTTACTAGGAGCTTTTGGCACATATCTTTTAGGCCTGATTTTTGTAGACAAGGATGCTCTATCCATGAGCCTTATTGCCTTGCTACTTATTAGTCTAAGTTTAATAGTTCTTATTGGCCTTAAATTTACTGCTAGAGTCCAGATTATAGGAACCTTTGTTATAACTAGTCTGATTTTTATTTTCTTGTATAAGTATCAGATGCTAGAAAAGGGACTTTCTATCGATAAATTAGCTATAAATTTAAAGGAAAATTTTGAAGATCTTTATGCTTATAGGTTAGATTTTGATATTTATAGGCTAACAACTAGCCTATATCCTGCAATTCTTGCATGGGTATCAATGTTTTATGCAATTTTATCGGTTAAGATTATTAGAAATTATTTGTCAATAAAAGATGAGGGTTTTACAGACGTAAAAAATCTAGATGAGCTAAGGATGAATCCAAAAGATTTGGTGATTTTGTTTATAATTGAAGTCGCTATTTACTTTTTGGGGAAATTTTTTGCCATCAAAGATCTTTACCTTTTGGGCAATTTAATCCTATTAGCCTTGATGTTTTTTGCCATAAATGGAGCGAGTCTTTTTGACTATATACTAAAAAATTCAAAGTTACCTTTAAGCAGGGGTTTTCAGTGGTTTTTTATGCTGATATTAATACAAGTTTTTATAATCCCTTTACTTATAATAGGGATTGCAGACATATTTATAGATTTTAGAGCAAGGAGGAAAAATGAAGAATGA
- the ccsB gene encoding c-type cytochrome biogenesis protein CcsB — translation MNLLKVENILFYISLFGYLISMLLFIALFVNKTEKWGLRGKNVLILAFAAHTLALGVRWVNAGRIPLSNQYEFATAFAWGVALCYLIFERKYNLLAMGTFVTPILFLIIGYAAMRDRTVRPLMPALDSKWLAVHVSLAILSYGAFAVAAGISGMYLMRDKFNSDSFLSKSMAEKDQLDLIAYRIIAFGYIFLSLVMITGAIWAESAWGRYWAWDPKETWSFITWIIYSIYLHLRRSRGWEGKRAAIFAIVGFICVIFTYVGVNTLLPSLHSYA, via the coding sequence ATGAACTTACTAAAAGTAGAAAATATTTTATTTTATATAAGCCTTTTTGGATATTTAATATCCATGCTGCTATTCATAGCACTATTTGTAAACAAGACCGAAAAATGGGGTCTTAGGGGCAAAAATGTTTTAATCCTAGCCTTTGCTGCCCACACCCTAGCCCTTGGAGTTAGGTGGGTAAATGCAGGTAGGATTCCACTTTCAAACCAATATGAATTTGCCACAGCCTTTGCCTGGGGAGTCGCCCTTTGCTATTTGATTTTCGAAAGAAAATACAATCTTTTAGCCATGGGTACCTTCGTCACCCCAATCCTATTTTTAATAATAGGCTACGCTGCTATGCGTGATAGGACAGTTAGGCCTTTAATGCCAGCCCTTGATTCTAAGTGGCTTGCAGTCCACGTTTCGCTTGCTATTTTATCCTACGGCGCCTTTGCAGTAGCGGCAGGGATTTCAGGCATGTATCTAATGAGGGATAAATTTAATAGCGATTCATTTTTATCAAAATCTATGGCAGAAAAAGACCAATTAGACCTTATTGCCTACAGGATTATAGCCTTTGGTTATATTTTCCTATCCCTTGTAATGATTACAGGTGCTATCTGGGCAGAATCAGCCTGGGGCAGGTACTGGGCTTGGGATCCAAAGGAAACTTGGTCCTTTATAACCTGGATAATCTATTCAATCTACCTCCACCTAAGAAGGTCCAGAGGTTGGGAAGGAAAAAGAGCGGCAATTTTTGCAATCGTTGGCTTTATATGCGTAATATTTACCTATGTTGGCGTAAATACCCTATTGCCATCTCTTCATTCCTATGCATAA
- a CDS encoding cytochrome c biogenesis protein ResB: protein MKNNKIFKSFYSMKTGIILLVIIALLSIIGTVIPQGNQAAFYQESYSDFWAKIILACDFDKVYSAWWYILITVLLLINLFLCSINRFGVIFEKSFKDPAIEPKLKNYKSWTKVKDDDLAIFKKLNIRSYKKTEVDGKEVYYAFDGKIGYLGSWLTHLSLIIIILAFAYGRYQGFEEFVHGVPGTVMNLENSDYKIKVDQYDVMFREDYTVDQYITSLSILDKDDKVIDKGITMVNKPFRFKDFNVYQNSTGWAFDALLFKDKKLVEDKIMYKGDFFVSDGKKIALQFVDFYPDFDEKSMMKPRTKSPFLNHPVTLYALFYDGFRVDMGLNHPGEPITWENYSFVIKDPQMFTLVQVARDPATPIALFGAVLLMVGLFLAFYVNPREVILLRDEGFDYLHIKQAKHDKLHTKKYEKIIGEIKL from the coding sequence ATGAAAAATAATAAAATATTTAAAAGTTTTTACTCAATGAAAACTGGGATTATCCTCCTGGTTATAATTGCGCTTTTATCGATAATAGGAACTGTGATTCCTCAGGGAAACCAAGCCGCCTTTTATCAAGAATCCTACAGCGATTTTTGGGCGAAAATCATCCTTGCCTGCGACTTTGACAAGGTATATTCAGCCTGGTGGTATATCTTAATTACAGTTTTACTTTTGATAAATTTATTTTTATGCAGCATAAACCGCTTTGGGGTAATTTTTGAAAAGTCTTTCAAGGACCCAGCAATAGAGCCAAAGCTAAAAAATTACAAGTCTTGGACCAAGGTTAAGGACGACGACCTAGCCATATTTAAAAAACTTAATATTAGGTCTTATAAAAAAACAGAAGTTGATGGCAAGGAAGTCTACTATGCCTTTGATGGCAAGATTGGTTATCTAGGATCTTGGCTTACCCACCTTTCTCTAATTATAATTATCCTAGCTTTTGCCTATGGCAGATACCAAGGCTTTGAGGAATTTGTCCACGGCGTGCCTGGCACAGTTATGAATCTTGAAAATTCTGATTATAAAATCAAGGTCGACCAATATGACGTGATGTTTAGGGAAGACTACACTGTTGACCAATATATCACAAGCCTATCTATACTTGATAAGGATGATAAAGTTATTGATAAGGGCATAACTATGGTAAACAAGCCTTTTAGGTTCAAAGACTTTAACGTCTATCAAAACTCAACAGGCTGGGCCTTTGATGCACTGTTATTTAAGGATAAAAAATTAGTTGAAGATAAAATTATGTATAAGGGCGACTTTTTTGTGTCGGATGGTAAAAAAATAGCCCTCCAATTTGTAGATTTTTATCCAGATTTTGATGAAAAATCTATGATGAAACCTAGGACCAAATCCCCATTTTTGAACCATCCTGTAACTCTTTATGCTTTATTTTATGATGGCTTTAGGGTTGATATGGGACTTAACCATCCGGGAGAGCCTATAACTTGGGAAAATTACAGTTTTGTAATCAAAGACCCACAGATGTTCACCCTAGTCCAAGTTGCAAGAGATCCTGCAACACCGATTGCTCTTTTTGGAGCGGTACTTTTAATGGTCGGACTATTTTTAGCCTTTTATGTAAATCCTAGAGAAGTGATCCTTCTTAGGGATGAGGGATTTGACTACCTTCATATCAAGCAGGCCAAACACGATAAGCTTCACACCAAAAAATATGAAAAAATAATTGGAGAGATTAAACTATAA